Proteins encoded by one window of Superficieibacter sp. HKU1:
- a CDS encoding transcription antiterminator, giving the protein MQTITSRQNRLLKFLLQRREYVTLLKIAEYLNVSEKTIQRDLRELEQWLAERKITIDKRAGSGVMLLAENVTDFLQLDLPVSGEGDDADVMLNNSRRVKIASQLLNETPHETSISKLSERYFISSASIVNDLKIIESWIAPLGLSLIRSQSGTHIEGSENSVRQAMASLINGIINHNETGTIIHSRLDPGSYKALVRYFGEEDVLFVQTLLQDMEKKLCWSLGEPYYVNIFTHILIMMYRITRGNALPKKEESTPPFDENVFTIARGMLRRIEKHIAHPLPEDEVWFIYQYIISSGVVVEERGDIRNPGNMHSSDEARLITGQLIATFSAMVDSDFRDDAALYDGLLIHIKPLINRLNYQIFIRNPLLEDIKGELQDVWKLTQRAVNQVFSAWGEAAVSEDEIGYLTVHFQAAMERQIAHKRILLVCSTGIGTSHLLKSRILRAFPDWTVVGVVSASGLQTFHAKDDIELVISTINLPAVDLPVVYVTAFFNDADIKRVTEAVITEKLHHATSVVVGN; this is encoded by the coding sequence ATGCAAACAATTACCTCTCGACAAAACAGATTATTAAAGTTTCTCCTGCAACGACGAGAATATGTCACGCTGCTAAAAATCGCGGAATATCTTAATGTATCCGAGAAGACCATTCAGCGCGATCTCCGGGAGCTGGAGCAGTGGCTTGCCGAACGTAAAATCACTATCGATAAACGCGCAGGTTCCGGCGTGATGTTATTAGCAGAAAACGTTACCGATTTTTTGCAACTGGATCTGCCAGTGAGTGGCGAAGGTGATGATGCCGATGTGATGTTAAATAATTCCCGGCGGGTAAAAATAGCCTCGCAGTTATTGAATGAAACGCCACATGAAACATCCATCAGTAAATTATCCGAACGCTATTTTATCAGCAGCGCGTCCATTGTTAACGATTTAAAAATTATTGAATCATGGATCGCCCCGCTGGGATTATCACTGATTCGCAGTCAAAGCGGAACGCATATTGAGGGCAGTGAAAATAGCGTCCGTCAGGCGATGGCCTCGCTGATTAATGGCATTATTAATCATAATGAGACCGGAACCATTATTCATTCACGGCTTGATCCGGGCAGTTATAAGGCGCTGGTACGCTATTTTGGTGAAGAGGATGTGCTGTTCGTTCAGACGCTGTTACAGGATATGGAAAAGAAGCTCTGCTGGTCGCTGGGCGAGCCATATTACGTGAATATCTTTACCCATATCCTGATTATGATGTACCGCATTACGCGGGGCAACGCGCTGCCTAAAAAAGAGGAGAGCACCCCGCCATTCGATGAAAACGTGTTTACCATTGCCCGGGGGATGCTGCGGCGTATAGAGAAACATATCGCCCATCCGCTGCCTGAAGATGAAGTGTGGTTTATCTATCAATACATTATTTCCTCCGGCGTGGTGGTCGAGGAGCGGGGCGATATCCGTAACCCTGGCAATATGCATTCCAGCGATGAGGCGCGGCTGATTACCGGTCAGCTCATCGCGACGTTCTCCGCAATGGTGGATAGCGATTTCCGTGATGATGCCGCGCTGTATGATGGTTTGCTGATCCACATAAAACCGTTAATTAACCGGCTGAATTATCAAATTTTTATTCGTAACCCGCTTCTGGAAGATATTAAAGGCGAGCTACAGGACGTCTGGAAACTGACGCAGCGTGCGGTGAATCAGGTATTTAGCGCCTGGGGCGAGGCGGCGGTGTCGGAAGATGAAATCGGTTATCTGACCGTGCATTTTCAGGCGGCGATGGAGCGGCAGATCGCACATAAACGTATTCTGCTGGTGTGTTCTACCGGTATCGGAACGTCGCATCTGCTGAAAAGCCGTATCCTGCGCGCCTTTCCGGACTGGACGGTTGTCGGCGTGGTCTCCGCCAGCGGTTTGCAGACGTTTCATGCAAAAGACGATATTGAGCTGGTGATCTCCACCATCAATTTACCGGCGGTCGATCTGCCGGTGGTGTATGTCACCGCCTTTTTTAATGATGCCGATATTAAACGCGTTACCGAAGCTGTCATTACCGAAAAATTACATCATGCGACAAGTGTTGTCGTCGGAAATTAA
- a CDS encoding integrase arm-type DNA-binding domain-containing protein codes for MKLTVRQIDTAKPKEKPYKLSDGGGLYLEVTTNGSRYWRLKYRYAGKEKRLAFGVYPEISLAQAREKRDAAKKLLSAGSDPGEVKKAEKIAQKLNYENTFEAIAREWHQLRADRWSLRYRDEIIDTFEKDIFPYIGKRPIAEIKPMELLETLRRMEKRGALEKMRKVRQRCGEVFRHAIVTGRAEYNPAPDLATALATPKKTHFPFLTAEELPHFLRDLAGYTGSVITKTATQIIMLTGVRTQELRFARWEDINFEKRLWEIPAEVMKMKRPHIVPMSDQVVELFESLKPITGLYPLVFVGRNDRTKPISKESVNQVIELLGYKGRLTGHGFRHTMSTILHEEGFNSAWIETQLAHVDKNAIRGTYNHAQYLEGRREMMQKYADYVESLVSRGV; via the coding sequence ATGAAGCTAACAGTCAGACAAATTGATACAGCCAAACCCAAAGAGAAGCCGTATAAGCTATCTGATGGTGGCGGCCTCTACCTTGAAGTAACTACCAACGGCTCACGTTACTGGCGTTTAAAGTATCGCTACGCAGGTAAAGAAAAGCGTCTTGCTTTCGGCGTTTATCCCGAGATTTCTCTCGCTCAAGCACGCGAAAAGCGTGATGCTGCGAAAAAGCTGCTGTCTGCCGGAAGCGATCCCGGTGAAGTAAAGAAAGCAGAGAAAATTGCCCAAAAGCTTAACTATGAAAATACCTTCGAAGCTATTGCCCGTGAATGGCATCAGTTGAGAGCGGATCGTTGGTCATTACGCTATCGCGATGAAATTATTGATACCTTTGAAAAGGATATTTTCCCCTACATCGGTAAGCGCCCTATAGCTGAAATTAAGCCCATGGAATTGCTGGAAACCCTTCGTCGTATGGAAAAGCGTGGTGCATTAGAAAAGATGCGCAAAGTCAGACAGCGCTGCGGTGAAGTATTCCGTCATGCGATTGTGACCGGACGCGCTGAATACAATCCAGCACCCGATCTCGCCACAGCCCTCGCAACACCAAAGAAAACACATTTTCCATTCCTGACAGCCGAAGAACTCCCTCACTTTCTTAGGGATCTTGCCGGTTACACCGGTAGCGTTATTACCAAGACTGCGACTCAAATCATCATGCTTACAGGGGTACGAACTCAGGAATTACGTTTTGCCCGCTGGGAGGATATCAATTTTGAAAAGCGGCTTTGGGAGATCCCTGCTGAAGTGATGAAGATGAAACGACCACACATCGTTCCAATGTCGGATCAGGTTGTCGAGCTCTTTGAGTCACTTAAACCTATTACCGGGCTATACCCACTGGTATTCGTCGGACGTAACGATCGAACGAAGCCGATCTCAAAGGAAAGCGTTAATCAGGTTATTGAGTTATTGGGATATAAAGGAAGGCTGACAGGACATGGTTTCCGCCACACGATGAGTACCATCCTCCATGAAGAAGGTTTTAACTCAGCGTGGATAGAAACGCAGCTAGCACATGTGGATAAGAACGCGATACGTGGGACTTACAACCATGCGCAGTATTTGGAGGGGCGGAGAGAAATGATGCAGAAGTATGCAGATTATGTAGAAAGTTTAGTCTCTCGAGGTGTGTGA
- a CDS encoding glycoside-pentoside-hexuronide family transporter → MKSQILSVKEKIGYGMGDAASHIVFDNVMMFMMFFYTDIFGIPAGFVGTMFLLARALDAISDPCMGLIADRTRSRWGKFRPWVLFGALPFGIVCVLTYSTPDLSMTGKMIYAAVTYTLLTLLYTIVNIPYCALGGVITNDPTQRISLQSWRFVLATAGGMLSTVLMMPLVELLGRGDKAFGFQSGIAVLSVVAFLMLAFCFFTTKERVVAPPSTTAMSEDLRDILKNDQWRIVGLLTILNILAVCVRGGAMMYYVTWIMGAPGLFTWFLTTYCVGNLIGSALAKPVTDRLCKVSVFWGTNALLAVFSVAMFFVPLSANIVMFGFIAIIGVLHQLVTPIQWVMMSDTVDYGEWCNGKRLTGISFAGTLFVLKLGLALGGAMIGWMLAGGGYDAAAKTQNSATLSIIISLFTLVPAFCYLLSAIIAKRFYLLKTPLMNHILEQVAQGKRRDTQSPAGNALQH, encoded by the coding sequence ATGAAAAGTCAGATACTTTCTGTAAAAGAGAAGATTGGCTACGGCATGGGTGACGCCGCCAGCCATATCGTTTTTGATAACGTCATGATGTTTATGATGTTTTTTTATACGGATATTTTCGGCATCCCGGCAGGGTTTGTCGGCACGATGTTTTTGCTGGCCCGCGCGCTGGATGCCATCTCCGACCCTTGCATGGGGCTGATTGCCGACCGTACCCGCAGCCGCTGGGGCAAGTTCCGCCCGTGGGTGCTGTTCGGCGCGCTGCCGTTTGGCATCGTCTGCGTGTTGACCTACAGCACGCCGGATCTCAGCATGACCGGCAAAATGATTTACGCGGCGGTAACGTATACCCTGCTGACGCTGCTGTATACCATCGTCAATATCCCCTACTGCGCGCTGGGTGGCGTGATTACTAACGACCCGACGCAGCGCATCTCGCTGCAATCCTGGCGTTTCGTACTGGCGACGGCGGGCGGGATGCTCTCAACCGTGCTGATGATGCCGCTGGTCGAGCTGCTTGGCCGTGGCGATAAAGCATTTGGTTTTCAGAGTGGGATTGCGGTGCTGTCGGTGGTGGCGTTCCTGATGCTGGCGTTCTGCTTCTTTACCACCAAAGAGCGTGTGGTCGCGCCGCCATCCACAACCGCGATGAGTGAAGACCTGCGCGATATCCTGAAAAACGACCAGTGGCGCATCGTCGGCCTGCTGACCATCCTCAACATTCTGGCGGTATGCGTGCGTGGCGGTGCCATGATGTACTACGTCACCTGGATTATGGGCGCGCCGGGCTTGTTTACCTGGTTCCTGACCACCTACTGCGTGGGCAACCTGATTGGTTCGGCGCTTGCGAAGCCGGTCACTGACCGTCTGTGCAAGGTCAGCGTCTTCTGGGGCACTAACGCGCTGTTGGCCGTGTTTAGCGTGGCGATGTTCTTTGTGCCGCTGAGCGCCAATATCGTGATGTTCGGCTTTATCGCCATTATCGGCGTGCTGCATCAACTGGTCACGCCTATCCAGTGGGTGATGATGTCCGACACCGTCGATTACGGCGAGTGGTGCAACGGCAAACGCCTGACCGGGATCAGCTTTGCCGGGACGCTGTTCGTGCTGAAGCTGGGCCTGGCACTGGGTGGCGCGATGATCGGCTGGATGCTGGCTGGCGGTGGTTACGATGCCGCGGCCAAAACCCAGAACAGCGCCACGCTCTCTATTATCATCTCCCTGTTTACCCTCGTACCGGCCTTTTGTTATCTGCTGAGCGCCATTATCGCCAAACGCTTCTACCTCCTGAAAACGCCGTTGATGAATCATATTCTTGAACAGGTCGCGCAGGGCAAGCGTCGCGATACGCAGTCGCCAGCGGGCAACGCATTGCAGCACTAA
- a CDS encoding ATP-binding protein, translating into MANGKVLRQLIKAGATGDVAAFRRVSEVIIEEERQKQHHLLANDLEHILYGDHAIQTSRVPAAPPVPVDKERGLPLLDIRQPSRSLDEIVLPESSSDAVEEILEENRRADVLRTYGMKAISKVIFFGPPGCGKTLAAEVVACELDMPLAIVRLDTLVSSYLGETAANLRQIFDFISQYPMVVLFDEFDAIGKERGDSGDHGELRRVVNAVLQMMDAYQGKSLILAATNHEHILDSAIWRRFDDAIEFPLPDKHQLSELMKLKLRGIRRQFELEDDEVLSLFIGKSGADLERIVRRAIKRMILRSQEFLTLKDLKNALLRENINKTRQG; encoded by the coding sequence ATGGCTAACGGTAAGGTTCTAAGACAGCTTATAAAAGCTGGAGCGACAGGTGATGTCGCGGCCTTCCGTCGTGTTTCGGAAGTGATCATTGAAGAAGAACGACAAAAACAACATCATCTTCTTGCCAATGACCTTGAACATATTCTTTATGGTGATCATGCGATACAAACCTCTCGAGTGCCCGCTGCACCTCCAGTGCCAGTGGACAAAGAGCGAGGCTTGCCCTTGCTAGATATTAGACAGCCAAGTCGTTCTTTAGATGAAATCGTACTACCTGAATCAAGTTCAGATGCTGTCGAAGAGATACTTGAAGAAAATCGTAGGGCTGATGTGTTACGCACTTACGGAATGAAAGCTATCAGTAAAGTTATTTTTTTTGGTCCTCCTGGGTGCGGTAAAACTCTTGCTGCAGAAGTAGTGGCTTGTGAATTGGATATGCCGTTGGCCATCGTCAGGCTTGATACTCTGGTTTCTTCATATCTTGGTGAAACTGCTGCTAACCTACGCCAAATATTTGATTTTATCTCTCAATACCCAATGGTTGTACTCTTCGATGAGTTTGATGCTATAGGTAAAGAACGTGGGGATAGTGGGGATCATGGTGAGTTAAGACGAGTTGTAAATGCTGTTTTACAAATGATGGATGCATACCAAGGAAAAAGCTTAATTCTTGCAGCAACAAACCATGAACATATCCTGGATAGTGCTATTTGGAGGCGTTTTGACGATGCTATTGAGTTTCCACTACCCGATAAACATCAGTTGTCAGAATTGATGAAACTCAAACTTCGTGGTATTCGCCGCCAGTTTGAGCTTGAAGACGATGAGGTTCTCTCACTATTCATTGGAAAAAGTGGTGCTGATTTAGAACGGATTGTAAGACGTGCAATCAAGAGAATGATTTTACGTAGCCAAGAGTTTTTGACTCTCAAAGATCTTAAGAATGCACTTTTACGGGAAAATATAAACAAAACTCGTCAGGGATAA
- a CDS encoding fructose PTS transporter subunit IIA produces MDISKILNTNRVLLDMKAKNKEEAIEELTDLLQRDGAITCRDTFIQDVWQREAEGSTGFENHIAIPHGKSSAVVNTTLAIGRTRHDIPWETLDGSSVRCIILFAVRLEDQNTTHIRLLSQVAGALADDDIINQLLEEKSPQRIIDLFSQYAESDVC; encoded by the coding sequence ATGGACATAAGTAAAATTCTGAATACGAATCGTGTTCTTTTAGATATGAAGGCGAAAAATAAAGAGGAGGCGATAGAGGAATTAACCGATCTCTTACAGCGAGATGGCGCTATTACCTGCCGTGATACGTTTATTCAGGATGTCTGGCAGCGCGAAGCGGAAGGGTCGACCGGTTTTGAAAACCATATTGCGATCCCGCACGGTAAGTCCTCCGCGGTGGTCAACACGACGCTGGCCATTGGCCGCACGCGGCATGATATTCCCTGGGAGACGCTGGATGGCAGTAGCGTGCGGTGCATTATTCTGTTTGCCGTCCGCCTCGAAGATCAAAATACCACCCATATTCGCTTATTGTCACAGGTCGCCGGGGCGCTTGCGGACGACGACATTATTAATCAACTGCTCGAAGAGAAAAGCCCGCAGCGGATTATCGATCTTTTTAGCCAGTACGCTGAATCGGATGTTTGCTAA
- the yicI gene encoding alpha-xylosidase — MKISDGNWLIQPGLNLIHPIQVFDVEQQGNEMVIHAAPRDVRERAWQLDTPLFTLRFFSPQEGVVGVRIEHFQGALDNGPHYPLNVLKDVSVEMRNTEAFAELKSGSLSVRVTKGENWALDFLRDGVRITGSQVKNNGYVQDSNDARNYMFERLDLGVGETVYGLGERFTALVKNGQTVETWNRDGGTSTEQSYKNIPFYLTNRGYGVLVNHPQCVSFEVGAEKVSKVQFSVEGEYLEYFVIDGPTPKEVLNRYTQFTGRPALPPAWSFGLWLTTSFTTNYDEATVNSFIDGMAERNLPLHVFHFDCFWMKAFQWCDFEWDPATFPDPEGMIRRLKAKGLKICVWINPYIGQKSPVFKELKEKGYLLKRPDGSLWQWDKWQPGLAIYDFTHPDACQWYADKLKGLIAMGVDCFKTDFGERIPTDVVWHDGADPQKMHNHYAYIYNELVWNVLKDTVGEKEAVLFARSASVGAQQFPVHWGGDCYANYESMAESLRGGLSIGLSGFGFWSHDIGGFENTAPAHVYKRWCAFGLLSSHSRLHGSKSYRVPWAYDDESCDVVRHFTQLKCRLMPYLYRQAATANASGTPMMRAMMLEFPDDPACDYLDRQYMLGDAMMVAPVFSEAGEVQFYLSEGRWTHLWHNDELAGSRWHKQTHDVLSLPVYVRENTLLALGNNDQKPDYAWNDGTAFQLFALEDGHTATCEVPAQDGSVVFTLTVKREGRAIIVKGDGKASGWTLCLRNVAQIAGVQGGAQSASDWGVVVTATGNDLTITL; from the coding sequence ATGAAAATCAGTGATGGAAACTGGCTAATTCAACCGGGGCTGAATCTTATTCACCCGATCCAGGTGTTTGACGTCGAGCAGCAGGGCAACGAGATGGTGATCCACGCCGCGCCGCGCGATGTGCGCGAACGCGCCTGGCAACTCGATACGCCGCTGTTCACTCTGCGCTTTTTCTCGCCGCAGGAAGGCGTGGTCGGCGTGCGCATCGAACACTTTCAGGGGGCGCTGGATAACGGTCCACACTACCCGCTGAACGTGCTGAAAGATGTGTCGGTGGAGATGCGCAACACGGAGGCATTCGCCGAACTGAAAAGCGGCAGCCTGAGCGTACGCGTCACCAAAGGCGAAAACTGGGCGCTCGATTTTTTGCGCGACGGTGTGCGCATTACCGGCAGCCAGGTGAAAAATAACGGCTACGTCCAGGACAGCAACGACGCGCGCAACTACATGTTCGAGCGGCTGGATCTGGGCGTCGGCGAGACGGTCTATGGTCTCGGCGAGCGCTTTACCGCGCTGGTGAAAAATGGTCAGACGGTGGAAACCTGGAACCGTGACGGCGGCACCAGCACCGAGCAGTCGTATAAGAACATCCCGTTTTACCTGACCAACCGCGGCTACGGCGTGCTGGTCAATCATCCGCAGTGCGTCTCGTTTGAAGTGGGTGCCGAAAAAGTCTCGAAAGTGCAGTTCAGCGTCGAAGGCGAGTATCTGGAATATTTTGTGATCGACGGCCCGACGCCGAAAGAGGTACTCAACCGCTATACGCAGTTTACCGGCCGCCCGGCGCTGCCGCCTGCGTGGTCATTCGGGCTGTGGCTGACCACCTCGTTCACCACTAACTACGACGAAGCGACGGTTAACAGCTTCATCGACGGCATGGCGGAGCGCAACCTGCCGCTGCACGTCTTCCACTTCGACTGCTTCTGGATGAAAGCCTTCCAGTGGTGTGATTTTGAATGGGACCCGGCGACCTTCCCGGACCCGGAAGGGATGATCCGCCGCCTGAAGGCGAAAGGGCTGAAAATCTGTGTATGGATCAACCCCTACATCGGCCAGAAATCGCCGGTATTCAAGGAGCTGAAAGAAAAGGGCTACCTGCTGAAGCGTCCGGACGGCTCGCTGTGGCAGTGGGACAAATGGCAGCCGGGGCTGGCAATTTATGACTTCACCCATCCGGACGCCTGCCAGTGGTACGCCGATAAGCTGAAAGGGCTGATCGCGATGGGCGTTGACTGCTTCAAGACCGACTTTGGCGAGCGCATCCCGACCGATGTTGTCTGGCATGACGGTGCCGATCCGCAGAAAATGCATAACCATTACGCCTACATTTATAACGAACTGGTGTGGAACGTGCTCAAAGATACCGTCGGCGAGAAAGAGGCGGTGTTGTTTGCGCGCTCGGCCTCCGTCGGTGCGCAGCAGTTCCCGGTTCACTGGGGCGGCGACTGCTACGCCAACTATGAGTCGATGGCGGAAAGCCTGCGCGGCGGGCTGTCAATTGGTCTGTCCGGGTTTGGGTTCTGGAGCCACGATATCGGCGGCTTTGAAAATACAGCCCCGGCGCACGTCTACAAACGCTGGTGCGCGTTCGGGCTGCTCTCCAGCCACAGCCGCCTGCACGGCAGTAAGTCCTACCGCGTGCCGTGGGCTTATGACGACGAATCCTGCGATGTGGTGCGCCACTTTACTCAGCTTAAATGCCGCCTGATGCCGTATCTGTATCGTCAGGCGGCGACGGCGAATGCGTCCGGTACGCCGATGATGCGCGCCATGATGCTGGAGTTCCCGGACGATCCGGCGTGCGATTATCTCGACCGGCAGTATATGCTCGGCGACGCCATGATGGTGGCTCCGGTGTTCAGCGAGGCGGGCGAGGTACAGTTTTATCTGTCGGAAGGGCGCTGGACGCACCTGTGGCACAATGATGAACTCGCAGGCAGCCGCTGGCATAAACAGACCCACGACGTGCTCAGTCTGCCGGTTTACGTGCGCGAGAACACGCTGCTGGCACTCGGTAATAACGACCAGAAGCCGGATTACGCCTGGAATGACGGGACCGCTTTCCAGCTATTTGCGCTGGAGGACGGGCATACGGCGACCTGCGAGGTTCCGGCGCAGGACGGTTCTGTGGTCTTTACGCTGACGGTGAAGCGTGAAGGTCGCGCCATTATTGTCAAAGGCGATGGCAAGGCGAGCGGCTGGACGCTGTGCCTGCGCAACGTGGCGCAGATCGCCGGCGTGCAGGGTGGTGCGCAGAGCGCCAGCGATTGGGGCGTGGTAGTGACTGCGACCGGCAATGACCTGACGATTACCCTGTAA
- a CDS encoding S8 family peptidase has protein sequence MTEQYQHLSIAKESLQNPRRTRQFKIPRTQRADLRLHGRILSEQLRSITQLANPQIPGKDNDGRYMLKLQYTGMLDIAHMDRHGIEFVSQEDKTICIAFADERGIALFEEHLSQLGHAHITYQQILTALDSVDVWTNEDRKSWSVKQYGFPDSDSFGLDVELWPVETTQHPSRARICGEFENWLRENMIHRLDRINLDSLLMYRVRVNLEQAEKLLEHRDVRMVDRLPVSGISYEKLNKDINFIPEYIPSPLPNAVKVCILDSGINTAHPLLRSAIAESACFVDNEDESDHFGHGTAVAGIALYGDVEACDASNFWQPSMWLYNGKILNAQGEFDTATIETTLTEAVEYFVGLGCRIFNLSLGNANAPYDGKHIRGIAYVLDVLARRHNILFVVSAGNFNGSSDPDVPVESWRAEYPSYLIHDSSVIIDPAPALNVLTAGSYARHNATFDAQRRADEISHLSPAGEYQPSPFTRHGPSVKGAFKPEIVAHGGNFAAPMRNAGGQWRQHARGLGVLSCHHQFQGSTLFSEQSGTSFSAPYITHLAARLLNEYPDMSANMLRAMLVNHAALTPQMENTFSEEVTEHYKSEPSTRNRSVIRDVVGYGVVEEDGLYRSSEEVVVMMCEEQISDDTHQFFELPLPTSFLRTQRAVRELHITLAYSPAVRTTRLDYTATQISYRLVKGSSLQDVQQYFNHDIQDGTDSRNDDAVSNRSITAQQRDHGTVQSSSWTFKQRSPDEKWFVVVTRNDREWGTPLNSQHEPYALVVTATDRENAEANLYAEIEARIREQERSRARVS, from the coding sequence ATGACGGAACAATATCAACATCTTAGTATTGCTAAAGAATCTCTTCAGAACCCTAGACGCACACGCCAGTTCAAAATTCCGAGAACACAGCGTGCTGACTTGCGCTTACATGGACGCATTTTGTCTGAGCAATTACGAAGTATTACACAATTAGCTAATCCACAAATTCCAGGAAAGGATAATGATGGTCGGTATATGCTGAAGTTACAGTATACCGGGATGTTAGATATTGCTCATATGGATAGGCATGGAATAGAGTTCGTCAGTCAAGAAGATAAAACAATATGTATTGCCTTTGCTGATGAACGAGGAATCGCTCTTTTTGAGGAACACCTTTCACAGCTTGGTCACGCTCATATAACCTACCAGCAAATTTTAACCGCATTGGATAGCGTTGATGTTTGGACTAATGAGGATCGCAAAAGCTGGTCAGTGAAACAGTATGGGTTTCCTGATTCAGATTCCTTCGGTCTAGATGTTGAGCTGTGGCCGGTAGAAACGACACAACATCCTTCTCGAGCTCGGATCTGCGGAGAATTTGAAAACTGGCTCCGCGAAAATATGATTCATCGCTTGGATAGAATTAATCTTGATAGTTTGCTGATGTACCGGGTAAGAGTAAATTTAGAGCAAGCTGAAAAACTGCTTGAGCACCGTGATGTTCGAATGGTGGACCGTCTTCCTGTCAGTGGAATCTCGTATGAGAAACTGAACAAAGATATCAATTTTATCCCCGAATATATCCCATCTCCATTACCTAATGCCGTAAAAGTTTGCATCCTTGATAGTGGAATTAATACCGCACATCCATTATTGCGTAGTGCAATAGCTGAGAGTGCCTGCTTCGTGGATAATGAAGATGAATCTGACCATTTTGGACATGGTACTGCTGTTGCAGGTATTGCCCTATATGGTGATGTTGAGGCTTGCGATGCTAGCAATTTCTGGCAACCGTCAATGTGGTTATATAACGGCAAAATTCTTAATGCCCAAGGGGAATTTGATACTGCTACGATTGAAACAACTTTGACCGAAGCAGTAGAATATTTCGTTGGTCTAGGATGTCGTATTTTTAACTTATCACTTGGCAATGCAAATGCGCCTTACGATGGAAAGCACATCCGAGGTATTGCTTATGTGCTTGATGTGCTGGCGAGGCGTCACAATATTCTTTTCGTAGTTTCCGCAGGTAATTTTAATGGTAGCAGTGACCCTGATGTTCCAGTAGAAAGTTGGCGGGCAGAGTATCCCAGCTATTTAATCCACGATAGCTCAGTTATTATTGATCCAGCGCCCGCACTCAATGTTCTAACGGCAGGAAGTTATGCAAGGCATAATGCAACATTTGACGCTCAACGTCGTGCTGATGAAATTAGCCATTTAAGCCCTGCAGGTGAATATCAACCTTCACCATTCACGCGGCATGGACCTTCTGTGAAAGGTGCATTTAAACCAGAAATAGTTGCGCACGGTGGAAACTTTGCGGCACCTATGCGTAATGCTGGAGGTCAATGGCGACAACATGCCAGAGGACTTGGTGTGCTAAGCTGCCACCATCAATTCCAAGGAAGTACACTTTTCTCTGAACAAAGTGGAACTAGTTTTTCTGCACCTTATATCACGCACCTCGCTGCACGTTTACTCAATGAATATCCAGATATGTCTGCCAATATGTTGCGAGCTATGCTTGTCAATCACGCTGCGCTGACACCGCAGATGGAGAATACATTCTCAGAAGAGGTTACAGAACATTATAAATCTGAACCTTCAACCCGAAATCGTAGTGTTATTCGAGATGTCGTTGGATATGGAGTTGTTGAGGAAGATGGTTTATATCGCTCGTCCGAGGAAGTAGTTGTTATGATGTGTGAAGAGCAAATCTCTGATGACACTCATCAATTCTTTGAGCTTCCATTACCTACATCTTTTTTAAGAACTCAGCGAGCAGTAAGAGAACTGCACATTACTTTAGCGTATTCACCAGCAGTCAGGACAACGCGATTAGATTATACAGCAACACAAATATCTTACAGGCTTGTTAAAGGTTCTTCGTTGCAAGATGTTCAGCAATACTTTAATCATGATATACAAGATGGTACTGATTCTAGGAATGACGATGCGGTAAGCAATCGTTCTATTACTGCACAACAACGTGATCATGGTACAGTACAATCCTCTAGTTGGACTTTTAAGCAAAGGTCTCCAGATGAAAAGTGGTTTGTGGTTGTAACTAGAAATGATCGTGAGTGGGGCACCCCACTTAATAGCCAACATGAACCTTATGCATTAGTTGTTACTGCAACGGACAGAGAAAATGCTGAAGCTAATCTTTATGCCGAAATTGAGGCACGAATTCGTGAGCAGGAGCGCTCCAGGGCTCGGGTAAGTTAA
- a CDS encoding PTS fructose transporter subunit IIB, protein MNIVCVAACTAGIAHTYIAREKLIKGAKALGHNIKVETQGTIGTENELPAEDIAAADVVILAVDVKIKGEERFKNKRIVRVKTEVVIKSPIQFLEKVEKSIANA, encoded by the coding sequence ATGAATATTGTTTGTGTCGCCGCCTGTACTGCGGGCATTGCGCATACCTATATTGCCCGCGAAAAACTGATAAAAGGCGCGAAAGCGCTGGGTCATAATATCAAAGTAGAGACGCAGGGAACCATCGGCACAGAAAATGAATTACCGGCGGAGGATATTGCTGCCGCAGATGTCGTGATTCTGGCCGTGGATGTAAAAATAAAAGGAGAGGAAAGATTCAAAAATAAAAGGATAGTTCGCGTTAAAACGGAAGTTGTTATTAAATCACCAATTCAATTTCTTGAAAAGGTGGAAAAATCAATTGCTAATGCATGA